One region of Skermanella mucosa genomic DNA includes:
- a CDS encoding transporter substrate-binding domain-containing protein — MIKALLVLVLLGLAFPGMAGLAAPVRGETLRIGTDARYPPFAYFTAEGRLTGFEVDLGNQICDSLGAVCQWVDIPFGQLVQALRDGRIDAVMASLAITEERRRLVAFSAKYYSTPIRFLADRAEAAPITAGSLAGRRIGAVAGTTHVDHLARTYGPEVQPTLFETQGEMLEALVARRLDLVLADGLGLWHFLNTPQGAGFAWIGNPLYVDEGIGVALRPGDTDLMERVDAAIDRLLRNGTFLRINSRYFPFNIY, encoded by the coding sequence GTGATCAAGGCGTTGCTGGTGCTGGTCCTCCTGGGGCTGGCCTTTCCGGGAATGGCGGGGCTGGCGGCGCCGGTGCGGGGCGAAACGCTCCGCATCGGGACCGACGCGCGGTACCCGCCTTTCGCCTATTTCACCGCCGAAGGCCGGTTGACGGGGTTCGAGGTCGACCTGGGCAACCAGATCTGCGACAGCCTCGGCGCCGTCTGCCAGTGGGTCGATATTCCGTTCGGCCAGCTTGTCCAGGCGCTTCGCGACGGCCGGATCGACGCCGTCATGGCCAGCCTCGCCATCACCGAGGAGCGACGGCGGCTCGTGGCCTTCTCCGCGAAATACTACTCCACGCCGATCCGGTTCCTGGCGGATCGTGCCGAAGCGGCGCCGATCACGGCGGGCAGCCTTGCCGGCCGGCGGATCGGCGCCGTCGCCGGCACGACCCATGTCGATCATCTCGCCCGAACCTACGGACCCGAGGTCCAGCCGACCCTGTTCGAGACCCAGGGGGAAATGCTGGAGGCGCTGGTCGCGCGACGGCTGGACCTCGTGCTCGCCGACGGGCTCGGGCTCTGGCATTTCCTCAACACGCCTCAGGGTGCCGGATTCGCCTGGATCGGGAACCCGCTCTACGTGGACGAGGGGATCGGCGTCGCCCTGCGACCCGGAGACACGGACCTGATGGAGCGGGTGGACGCGGCGATCGACCGGCTGCTGCGCAACGGAACCTTCCTGCGCATCAATTCGCGCTATTTCCCTTTCAACATCTATTGA
- a CDS encoding PAS domain S-box protein: MPQRAASPVGSTVPRAAAALAAALMLSACLLVASLGSAWAQNAARTVMLVNELEVYALGRDMELFEDPTGRLTIDQVATPEFSHRFRPGREDEPNFGLTRSAVWARVTLNSILAVHRDWFLVFREALVDRVTVYVPRPDGGWTALEGGMLASRSYFRLAHRYPVFPLWLQPTEQPTLYVRVENRGALTIPLVIQSVASLYTSDRSEQLLFGTLFGILMTVCVYLFFIWRVMRERCQLYLILMQLSVTFYIASANGFLAEYLWRGMPWWTGYSVPLSILLAMITGILFADSFLAVRRHMPTFYRVLRLLVLGLACLAVLAAFDRLLVNRLLPWCVIGMVAVFLHAGVGAIRLKVDGGPVFLVAFSALLGGGLARSLVSLDLLPANLLTSNMFDAGAAVSSVVFAVGIAGQFRTRQEEKERALRLSNERFALAADGASAGLYDWDLVTGAVYYSPRMAELYGGPADDLGTSAEAWTRQIHPADATRVRRAYRAFLKSRSNTVALEYRLLSRDGRMRWVSTTGAAVRDPRTNWVLRVAGSTADITENKRAEESLRASESLKAAVIASSLDCIITSDAEGRIIEFNPAAEQTFGHDRDSVLGRPLGDIIMPVLQRARHTAGMRHYFDTRERHLLGRRVEVEAMRSDGTVFPVELAVNEVKAGGQAVFTAFVRDITERRRAQAQIASQREALVQSEKLAALGSLLAGVAHELNNPLSVVVGQSVLLEETAPDDPTAQRARKIHRAADRCARIVKTFLSLARRSPPERQEVDLNEIVLAAVELVGYSLRTDGIELALALSPAPARLWGDADQLNQVVTNLVVNARQALQGAPGPRRLEVSVVRVPGPPVIRLTVADNGPGVPAGIRTRIFDPFFTTKPAGIGTGVGLSMCHNIIDSHGGTITLGETPGGGATFTVELPARDPAPAPAPEPPQAPATVRSLNLLIVDDDPEIALTLAEMLQPDGHCIAVAQNGMEALERLASEPCDLVISDIRMPELDGPGLYRELETRHPGLLKRIVFVTGDTLGDGVRDFLGETGVPVLEKPYEPADLRAVVARLVGEP; this comes from the coding sequence ATGCCTCAACGAGCGGCCTCCCCCGTCGGTTCGACGGTCCCGCGGGCCGCCGCAGCCCTGGCTGCGGCGCTGATGCTGTCCGCCTGCCTGCTCGTCGCCTCCCTCGGTTCCGCCTGGGCGCAGAACGCCGCCCGGACGGTCATGCTGGTCAACGAGCTGGAGGTCTACGCGCTCGGGCGCGACATGGAACTGTTCGAGGACCCGACCGGCCGCCTGACCATCGACCAGGTGGCGACGCCCGAGTTCTCCCACCGTTTCCGGCCCGGCCGGGAGGACGAGCCGAACTTCGGCCTGACCCGGTCCGCCGTCTGGGCGCGCGTGACCCTGAACAGCATCCTGGCCGTCCACCGGGACTGGTTCCTGGTGTTCCGCGAGGCCCTGGTCGACCGGGTCACGGTCTATGTGCCCCGGCCGGACGGCGGCTGGACGGCGCTCGAGGGCGGCATGCTGGCATCGCGGAGCTATTTCCGGCTGGCCCACCGCTATCCGGTCTTCCCCCTCTGGCTCCAGCCGACCGAGCAGCCGACCCTCTATGTCCGGGTGGAGAACCGCGGCGCGCTGACGATCCCGCTGGTCATCCAGTCCGTGGCGTCGCTCTACACTTCCGACAGGTCCGAACAGCTCCTGTTCGGGACCCTGTTCGGCATCCTGATGACGGTCTGCGTCTACCTGTTCTTCATCTGGCGGGTCATGCGCGAGCGCTGCCAGCTCTACCTCATCCTGATGCAGCTCTCGGTCACCTTCTATATCGCCTCGGCGAACGGATTCCTGGCCGAGTACCTGTGGCGGGGCATGCCGTGGTGGACCGGCTATTCGGTGCCTCTCTCGATCCTGCTGGCCATGATCACCGGCATCCTGTTCGCCGACAGCTTCCTGGCGGTCCGGCGGCACATGCCAACCTTCTACCGCGTGCTCCGCCTGCTGGTCCTGGGGCTGGCATGCCTGGCCGTGCTGGCGGCCTTCGACCGCCTGCTCGTCAACAGGCTGCTGCCGTGGTGCGTGATCGGCATGGTCGCGGTGTTCCTCCATGCCGGGGTCGGCGCCATCCGCCTCAAGGTGGACGGCGGGCCGGTCTTCCTGGTCGCCTTCTCCGCCCTGCTGGGCGGCGGCCTGGCGCGCAGCCTGGTCAGCCTGGACCTGCTGCCGGCCAACCTGCTGACGTCGAACATGTTCGATGCCGGAGCCGCGGTCTCCTCGGTGGTCTTCGCGGTCGGCATCGCCGGCCAGTTCAGGACCCGGCAGGAGGAGAAGGAGCGCGCGCTCCGCCTCAGCAACGAGCGGTTCGCCCTGGCCGCGGACGGCGCCAGCGCCGGGCTGTACGACTGGGACCTGGTCACCGGCGCGGTCTATTACTCGCCCCGCATGGCCGAGCTGTACGGCGGCCCGGCCGACGACCTCGGCACCTCGGCCGAGGCTTGGACGCGGCAGATCCATCCCGCCGACGCGACCCGGGTGCGCCGCGCCTACCGGGCCTTCCTGAAGAGCCGTTCGAACACGGTGGCCCTGGAATACCGCCTGCTGTCCCGCGACGGCAGGATGCGCTGGGTCTCGACGACGGGTGCCGCGGTGCGCGATCCGCGCACCAACTGGGTGCTCCGGGTCGCCGGCTCGACCGCGGACATCACGGAGAACAAGCGGGCGGAAGAGAGCCTGCGGGCGTCTGAATCCCTGAAGGCCGCGGTCATCGCCTCTTCCCTCGACTGCATCATCACCAGCGACGCCGAGGGCCGGATCATCGAGTTCAACCCGGCGGCCGAGCAGACCTTCGGCCATGACCGGGACTCCGTGCTGGGCAGGCCGCTGGGCGACATCATCATGCCGGTGCTCCAGCGCGCCCGCCACACCGCCGGCATGCGGCACTATTTCGACACCCGCGAGCGCCATCTGCTCGGCCGCCGGGTCGAGGTCGAGGCGATGCGCTCCGACGGTACCGTGTTCCCGGTCGAGCTGGCGGTCAACGAGGTCAAGGCCGGCGGGCAGGCGGTCTTCACCGCCTTCGTCCGAGACATCACCGAACGCCGGCGCGCCCAGGCCCAGATCGCCAGCCAGCGCGAGGCCCTGGTCCAGTCGGAGAAGCTGGCAGCATTGGGCTCGCTGCTGGCCGGCGTGGCGCACGAGCTGAACAACCCGCTGTCGGTGGTCGTCGGCCAGTCCGTCCTGCTGGAGGAAACAGCGCCGGACGACCCGACGGCCCAGCGCGCCCGCAAGATCCACCGGGCCGCCGACCGCTGCGCCCGCATCGTCAAGACCTTCCTGTCCCTGGCACGGCGCAGCCCGCCGGAGCGACAGGAGGTCGACCTGAACGAGATCGTGCTGGCCGCGGTCGAGCTGGTGGGATACTCCCTGCGCACCGACGGGATCGAGCTGGCCCTTGCCCTGTCGCCCGCGCCGGCCCGGCTGTGGGGCGATGCCGACCAGTTGAACCAGGTGGTCACCAACCTGGTGGTCAACGCCCGGCAGGCGCTCCAGGGGGCTCCCGGACCGCGGCGGCTGGAGGTCTCGGTCGTCCGCGTCCCCGGACCGCCGGTGATCCGCCTGACCGTGGCCGACAACGGCCCCGGCGTGCCGGCCGGCATCCGGACCCGGATCTTCGACCCCTTCTTCACGACCAAGCCGGCCGGGATCGGCACCGGGGTGGGGCTGTCCATGTGCCACAACATCATCGACAGCCACGGCGGCACCATCACCCTCGGCGAGACGCCCGGCGGCGGCGCCACCTTCACCGTCGAGCTGCCGGCGCGCGATCCGGCCCCGGCCCCCGCGCCGGAGCCGCCGCAGGCCCCGGCGACCGTCCGGTCGCTGAACCTGCTGATCGTCGACGACGATCCCGAGATCGCCCTGACCCTCGCCGAGATGCTCCAGCCCGACGGCCACTGCATCGCCGTCGCCCAGAACGGCATGGAGGCGCTGGAGCGCCTTGCCTCGGAGCCCTGCGACCTGGTGATAAGCGACATCCGGATGCCGGAACTGGACGGTCCCGGCCTGTATCGCGAGCTGGAAACCCGCCATCCCGGCCTGCTCAAGCGCATCGTCTTCGTCACCGGCGACACGCTGGGCGACGGCGTGCGCGACTTCCTGGGCGAGACCGGCGTGCCCGTGCTGGAGAAGCCCTACGAACCGGCCGACCTGAGGGCGGTGGTCGCCCGGCTGGTCGGCGAGCCGTGA
- a CDS encoding OsmC family protein yields MAERTAEAEWRGALKDGTGRIRTGSGVVDSAYSFPSRFESGSGTNPEELIAAAHAGCFSMALAHGLAGAGHPAERVSTTAKVHLEKADGGFRISRIDLICEAEVPGIDEAGFRKQADDAKANCPVSKALAATEITLDARLA; encoded by the coding sequence ATGGCAGAACGGACGGCGGAAGCCGAATGGCGCGGCGCGCTCAAGGACGGGACCGGCCGGATCAGGACCGGCAGCGGCGTCGTGGACAGCGCCTATTCCTTCCCGTCGCGCTTCGAGTCGGGCAGCGGCACCAATCCCGAGGAGCTGATCGCGGCGGCCCACGCCGGCTGCTTCTCCATGGCGCTGGCCCATGGCCTCGCCGGCGCCGGCCATCCGGCGGAGCGTGTCTCGACCACCGCCAAGGTCCACTTGGAGAAGGCGGACGGCGGGTTCAGGATCAGCCGGATCGACCTGATCTGCGAGGCCGAGGTCCCCGGCATCGACGAGGCGGGTTTCCGGAAGCAGGCCGACGACGCCAAGGCCAACTGCCCCGTCTCCAAGGCCCTGGCGGCGACGGAGATCACCCTGGACGCCAGGCTGGCGTGA
- a CDS encoding glycosyltransferase — protein MKRLTCTVIIPTFNRAGYIADAIDSILGQTRAPDQVIVVDDGSTDDTLAVLEAYSGRIEVVSKPNGGKSTAINRAVPLARGDCVWIFDDDDVALPDALHRHLAALEENPEAGFTYSAVQVGHSGPDGGIVVQYEARLWPAEPDEFLIRMMEHCFVYGQPAVVARKECLVRVGLFDERLVRCQDYDIMLKLARHYPPARIEEPTFIQRRHPGARGTLAQSFSGADPSVAWSRYNRIFISELLDTLPLDRYVPKSWAYSERTARIQRFAIATRHVVPDSAGRDLAWIVANGGDLTAAERRILIGALTHFTALREIGTDECRRLARACKGRIGRQVRVSLAKGLVYETVAAFRRRRFSEVRSLMPRIVALVGMAGAAELLREKLGRTPRRLSPSP, from the coding sequence ATGAAGCGCCTGACCTGCACCGTGATCATTCCCACCTTCAACCGGGCGGGCTACATCGCGGATGCCATCGACAGCATACTTGGGCAGACCAGGGCGCCGGATCAGGTCATCGTGGTCGACGACGGATCGACCGATGATACCCTGGCGGTGCTGGAGGCCTATTCCGGCCGGATCGAGGTCGTCTCCAAGCCGAACGGCGGCAAGTCGACGGCCATCAACAGGGCGGTGCCGCTGGCCCGGGGCGATTGCGTCTGGATCTTCGACGACGACGACGTGGCGCTGCCCGACGCGCTGCACCGCCACCTGGCCGCGCTGGAGGAAAACCCCGAGGCGGGATTCACCTACAGCGCGGTCCAGGTGGGGCACTCCGGTCCCGACGGAGGGATCGTCGTGCAGTACGAGGCGAGGCTCTGGCCGGCGGAACCGGACGAGTTCCTGATCCGGATGATGGAGCACTGCTTCGTCTACGGCCAGCCGGCGGTCGTCGCCAGGAAGGAGTGCCTGGTGCGGGTCGGCCTGTTCGACGAACGGCTGGTCCGGTGCCAGGACTACGACATCATGCTGAAGCTGGCGCGGCACTATCCGCCGGCGCGGATCGAGGAGCCGACCTTCATCCAGCGTCGCCATCCGGGCGCGCGCGGCACCCTGGCGCAGTCGTTCAGCGGCGCGGACCCTTCCGTCGCGTGGAGCCGCTACAACAGGATCTTCATTTCCGAACTGCTCGACACGCTTCCGCTGGACCGCTACGTCCCGAAGTCCTGGGCCTACAGCGAACGGACCGCCCGGATCCAGCGGTTCGCGATCGCGACGCGGCACGTCGTTCCGGACAGCGCCGGGCGGGACCTGGCCTGGATCGTCGCGAACGGCGGTGACCTGACGGCGGCCGAGCGCCGCATCCTGATCGGCGCGCTGACCCATTTCACCGCGCTGCGCGAGATCGGCACCGACGAATGCCGCCGCCTCGCGCGGGCATGCAAGGGGAGGATCGGCCGCCAGGTCCGGGTGTCGCTGGCCAAGGGGCTGGTCTATGAAACGGTGGCCGCGTTCCGGAGGAGGCGGTTCTCCGAGGTGCGCAGCCTGATGCCGCGGATCGTCGCCCTGGTCGGCATGGCCGGGGCCGCGGAGTTGCTGCGCGAGAAGCTCGGGCGGACGCCCCGGCGCCTGTCTCCCTCGCCCTGA
- a CDS encoding autotransporter outer membrane beta-barrel domain-containing protein encodes MPRRVKSKSPTRLLVSVVTIALGCSATSRADPAINPADLNNAVIAAGQQTRAVINRLNDLHASHAGGAPNGGNRAERLRLELDEKQVPLRAFSRFMPPAIKDSRTGPVGTFFSGSARLAKKAGRHERGGTMLETPGLTAGADMQVGDHSSIGVAGGYIATAEKLSGRSIAVYGAHMVKPGLTLDAVAGTGDLSFATGGADLMFGGMGVRNELRLDGGLTLAAATRFNYAAAEGGDSGADSELATGTVGVQASYRIDYLWGSLMPRAGIEHIQELADEAVQPTETSIRFGLTAQHRDGGILTIDHSTTQARVHTLRAALKVKF; translated from the coding sequence ATGCCTCGTAGGGTTAAGTCCAAATCGCCGACGCGGCTCCTGGTCAGCGTCGTCACCATCGCCTTGGGTTGTTCGGCAACGTCCCGGGCCGACCCCGCCATCAATCCGGCAGACCTGAACAACGCCGTGATCGCGGCCGGGCAACAGACCCGCGCCGTGATCAACCGCCTGAACGATCTCCACGCATCCCATGCCGGCGGCGCGCCCAACGGCGGCAACCGCGCCGAACGGCTCCGGCTGGAACTGGACGAGAAGCAGGTTCCGCTGCGCGCCTTCTCGCGTTTCATGCCGCCGGCGATCAAGGATTCCCGCACCGGCCCGGTCGGCACCTTCTTCAGCGGCAGCGCCCGCCTCGCCAAGAAGGCCGGCCGGCACGAGCGCGGCGGCACCATGCTGGAGACCCCCGGCCTGACCGCGGGAGCCGACATGCAGGTCGGCGACCACAGCTCGATCGGTGTCGCCGGCGGCTATATCGCCACGGCGGAGAAACTGTCGGGCCGCAGCATCGCGGTCTACGGCGCCCACATGGTCAAGCCCGGCCTGACGCTCGATGCGGTGGCCGGGACCGGCGACCTGTCCTTCGCGACTGGAGGGGCCGACCTGATGTTCGGCGGCATGGGAGTCCGCAACGAGTTGCGCCTGGACGGCGGCCTGACCCTGGCCGCCGCGACGCGCTTCAACTACGCCGCGGCCGAGGGCGGCGACTCCGGCGCCGACAGCGAGCTCGCCACCGGCACCGTCGGGGTGCAGGCCAGCTACCGGATCGATTACCTGTGGGGCTCGCTGATGCCGCGGGCCGGCATCGAGCATATCCAAGAACTGGCGGACGAGGCCGTGCAGCCGACCGAGACCAGCATCCGCTTCGGCCTCACCGCCCAGCACCGCGACGGCGGCATCCTGACGATCGACCACTCCACCACCCAGGCCCGCGTCCATACCCTGCGGGCGGCGCTGAAGGTCAAGTTCTGA
- a CDS encoding glycoside hydrolase family 17 protein, which yields MRVPVLLAVLAVAILGNFALWALPNRPQPLEPPPGGKLQSVSFAPFRDGQSPLTMVYPTPAQIEEDLRLLKDEVTAVRTYTSREGLENVPPLARDYGIKVMQGSWIGPKTDLNEKEIAAQIRLANEYPDVIDRVIVGNEVLLRGDRTVDQLVEYIRRVKAQVKQPVTYADVWEWWLKYPQVADEVDFITIHLLPYWEDVPAGVEGAEERILEAYREIRERFPGKPILVGEVGWPTAGRTRGPAETGLVNKARFVNLFVRMAEREGFQYNIVEAFDQGWKSANEGTVGANWGLFSADRERKFSLAGPVVENPDWMRHFALSSGLAIAAVLAAAAAVPGLATRLSPGRALALAVLAQGMASALVLAGHVAWTQTYYPFETVRAALLFALEVVLAAAILDSAARLLADPRDGKVGVLAGAGTAAAWTMAAVAVVATALLIFDGRYRDFPVPDYLVPGLALPALGLVRLVLQGGGPNSLTVRGALGGASAAALPSVLAGRAALALAVLLPLGAVGIVIREGTVNTEAMAWAGLLVLTAVPYAAAIAAARSKVSSTKGILSASR from the coding sequence ATGCGTGTCCCCGTCCTACTGGCCGTGCTGGCCGTCGCCATCCTGGGCAACTTCGCCCTGTGGGCGCTTCCCAATCGTCCCCAACCGCTTGAGCCGCCCCCCGGCGGCAAGCTGCAAAGCGTGTCCTTCGCGCCGTTCCGCGACGGGCAGAGCCCGCTGACCATGGTCTACCCGACGCCGGCCCAGATCGAGGAGGATCTCCGCCTGCTGAAGGACGAGGTCACGGCGGTCCGGACCTACACCAGCCGCGAGGGGCTGGAGAACGTCCCGCCGCTCGCCCGCGATTACGGCATCAAGGTGATGCAGGGCTCGTGGATCGGTCCCAAGACCGACCTGAACGAGAAGGAGATCGCCGCCCAGATCCGCCTCGCCAACGAGTATCCCGACGTGATCGACCGGGTGATCGTCGGCAACGAGGTGCTTCTGCGCGGCGACCGCACCGTGGACCAGCTCGTCGAATACATCCGGCGGGTCAAGGCGCAGGTGAAGCAGCCGGTGACCTATGCCGATGTCTGGGAATGGTGGCTGAAATACCCGCAGGTGGCCGACGAGGTGGATTTCATCACCATCCACCTGCTGCCCTACTGGGAGGACGTCCCGGCCGGCGTCGAGGGCGCCGAGGAACGCATCCTCGAAGCCTACCGCGAGATCCGCGAGCGTTTCCCCGGCAAGCCGATCCTGGTCGGCGAGGTCGGCTGGCCGACCGCCGGGCGGACCCGCGGCCCGGCCGAGACCGGGCTGGTCAACAAGGCCCGGTTCGTCAACCTGTTCGTCCGCATGGCCGAGCGCGAGGGCTTCCAGTACAACATCGTAGAGGCCTTCGACCAGGGCTGGAAATCGGCCAACGAGGGCACCGTCGGCGCCAACTGGGGCCTGTTCTCCGCCGACCGGGAGCGCAAGTTCTCGCTCGCCGGGCCGGTCGTCGAGAATCCGGACTGGATGCGCCACTTCGCGCTGTCGAGCGGCTTGGCCATCGCCGCCGTGCTGGCCGCCGCGGCGGCGGTGCCCGGTCTCGCCACCCGCCTGAGTCCCGGCCGCGCGCTGGCCCTGGCGGTCCTGGCCCAAGGCATGGCGAGCGCCCTGGTGCTGGCCGGCCATGTCGCCTGGACACAGACCTATTATCCGTTCGAGACAGTCCGCGCCGCCCTGCTGTTCGCGCTGGAGGTCGTCCTGGCCGCGGCGATCCTCGACTCGGCGGCCCGCCTCCTGGCCGATCCGCGGGACGGGAAAGTCGGAGTGCTGGCCGGCGCCGGCACCGCCGCGGCCTGGACCATGGCGGCGGTCGCGGTCGTCGCGACCGCGCTGCTGATCTTCGACGGGCGCTACCGGGACTTCCCCGTTCCCGATTATCTGGTGCCGGGCCTGGCCCTGCCGGCGCTGGGACTGGTCCGCCTCGTCCTCCAGGGCGGCGGGCCGAACTCCCTGACGGTGCGGGGCGCCCTGGGCGGCGCCTCGGCGGCGGCCCTTCCGTCGGTCCTGGCCGGGCGGGCGGCGCTCGCCCTGGCCGTGCTCCTGCCGCTGGGCGCCGTGGGCATCGTGATTCGCGAGGGTACCGTCAACACCGAGGCGATGGCCTGGGCGGGGCTCCTGGTGCTCACCGCAGTACCCTACGCGGCTGCAATCGCGGCGGCTCGCAGCAAGGTTTCATCAACCAAAGGCATTTTATCAGCATCTCGTTAA
- a CDS encoding TylF/MycF/NovP-related O-methyltransferase → MTVNDSDTARPLGAERFNTPFYRLLMALGLFGPSRKVNRWLYRVRTQRRALAGQGLVPEQKLTASFTDAVRRLRDLNGGKPIGDYMEFGVCYGSSMACMHDALVQTGTPGVRQFGFDSFEGLPPETDYQDNQLWSSGQLASSVEFARKLLTRRGVDWSKTFLIKGWFKDTLTPELVERHGIRHVGIAMIDCDIYTSAHDSLAFLEPLIGDHAVFLFDDWHAGGLAEQNLGEKRAFDEFLRRNPDITTTQLPAYDENSAVFLLTRAKSRPDA, encoded by the coding sequence ATGACGGTCAACGATAGTGATACCGCTCGGCCCCTCGGTGCCGAGCGATTCAATACGCCTTTCTATCGCCTGCTGATGGCGTTGGGCCTGTTCGGCCCCTCCCGCAAGGTGAACCGCTGGCTGTACCGCGTCCGCACCCAGCGGCGGGCCCTGGCCGGCCAGGGACTCGTGCCCGAACAGAAGCTCACCGCCAGCTTCACCGACGCCGTCCGGCGCCTGCGCGACCTGAACGGCGGCAAGCCGATCGGCGACTACATGGAGTTCGGCGTCTGCTACGGCTCGTCCATGGCCTGCATGCACGACGCGCTGGTGCAGACCGGCACGCCCGGCGTCCGCCAGTTCGGCTTCGACAGCTTCGAGGGACTGCCGCCGGAAACCGACTACCAGGACAACCAGCTCTGGAGCAGCGGCCAGCTCGCCTCGTCGGTCGAGTTCGCCCGCAAGCTGCTGACCCGCCGCGGCGTGGACTGGAGCAAGACCTTCCTGATCAAGGGTTGGTTCAAGGATACCCTGACGCCCGAACTGGTCGAACGGCACGGCATCCGCCATGTCGGGATCGCCATGATCGACTGCGACATCTACACCTCGGCCCACGATTCGCTGGCCTTCCTCGAACCCCTGATCGGCGACCACGCGGTCTTCCTGTTCGACGACTGGCATGCCGGCGGCCTCGCGGAGCAGAACCTGGGCGAGAAGCGCGCTTTCGACGAGTTCCTGCGCCGCAATCCGGACATCACGACGACCCAGCTGCCGGCCTATGACGAGAATTCGGCCGTGTTCCTGCTGACCCGCGCCAAGTCCCGTCCCGACGCCTGA
- a CDS encoding helix-turn-helix domain-containing protein, with product MLGHKVRRLRRDHNLTQAQMAEQLGISASYLNLIEHNQRPVTVQLLLKLGQAFEIDLQAFAEDEESRLIAGLREVFADPLFTGSDVKNSDFRELAAVAPTLGQAVVTLYQAYREAREDIEALAGRVADRDKLQVVQAAAFPVEEVRDFFHAQGNHFPELESAAEELWRDLKAESGDLYRGLTDFLSRAHGVRVKLMPMDVMGTGLRRFDRHSRRILLSEMLPPSGRNFQLACQIALLHHRELLDRLAAGTSLSGDEARRLTRIGLSNYFAGAVLMPYDRFIEAARSVRYDIEILGHRFDASFEQVCHRLTTLQRPGAKGVPFFLIRVDNAGNVSKRFSAGSLNFARFGGACPRWNVHDAFRSPGQIMTQLARMPDGTTYFSIARTVDKSGGGWRSPPQQFAIGLGCDVAHAGQLVYAEGVDLDNVGAATPIGVNCRLCPRLDCSQRAFPPLNHRLIIDENQRGLSTYFFMPGQPQTGL from the coding sequence ATGCTGGGCCACAAGGTCCGACGGCTGCGGCGCGACCACAACCTGACCCAGGCGCAGATGGCGGAGCAGCTCGGCATCTCCGCCAGCTACCTGAACCTGATCGAGCACAACCAGCGTCCGGTGACGGTCCAGCTCCTGCTGAAGCTGGGGCAGGCTTTCGAGATCGACCTGCAGGCCTTCGCCGAGGACGAGGAGAGCCGGCTGATCGCCGGGCTTCGCGAAGTGTTCGCCGACCCGCTGTTCACCGGCAGCGACGTCAAGAATTCCGACTTCCGGGAGCTGGCGGCCGTCGCCCCGACGCTCGGACAGGCTGTCGTCACGCTCTACCAGGCCTATCGGGAGGCCCGCGAGGACATCGAGGCGCTGGCCGGGCGGGTGGCCGACCGCGACAAGCTCCAGGTCGTCCAGGCCGCGGCCTTCCCGGTGGAGGAGGTCCGCGACTTCTTCCACGCCCAGGGCAACCATTTCCCCGAGCTGGAAAGCGCCGCGGAGGAGCTGTGGCGCGACCTGAAGGCGGAAAGCGGCGACCTTTACCGCGGCCTCACCGATTTCCTCAGCCGCGCCCACGGCGTGCGCGTCAAGCTGATGCCCATGGACGTGATGGGCACCGGCCTGCGCCGGTTCGACCGGCACAGCCGGCGCATCCTGCTGTCCGAGATGCTGCCGCCCAGCGGCCGGAACTTCCAGCTCGCCTGCCAGATCGCCCTGCTCCACCACCGCGAGCTGCTGGACCGGCTCGCCGCCGGGACCTCCCTGTCGGGCGACGAGGCGCGGCGGCTGACCCGAATCGGGCTGTCCAACTATTTCGCCGGCGCCGTCCTGATGCCCTACGACCGCTTCATCGAGGCGGCCCGGTCGGTCCGGTACGACATCGAGATCCTGGGACACCGGTTCGACGCCAGCTTCGAGCAGGTCTGCCACCGGCTGACCACGCTCCAGCGGCCGGGCGCCAAGGGCGTGCCGTTCTTCCTGATCCGGGTGGATAACGCCGGCAACGTCAGCAAGCGGTTCAGCGCCGGCAGCCTGAACTTCGCGCGGTTCGGCGGCGCCTGCCCGCGCTGGAACGTCCATGACGCCTTCCGGTCGCCGGGGCAGATCATGACCCAGCTGGCCCGCATGCCGGACGGCACGACCTATTTCAGCATCGCCCGCACGGTGGACAAGAGCGGCGGCGGCTGGCGCAGCCCGCCCCAGCAGTTCGCCATCGGGCTGGGCTGCGACGTCGCCCATGCCGGGCAACTGGTCTATGCCGAAGGGGTGGACCTGGACAATGTCGGCGCCGCGACGCCGATCGGCGTCAATTGCCGCCTGTGCCCGCGCCTGGACTGCAGCCAGCGCGCCTTCCCGCCGTTGAACCACCGCCTGATCATCGACGAGAACCAGCGCGGGCTGTCGACCTACTTCTTCATGCCGGGTCAGCCGCAGACTGGACTCTGA